The Panthera uncia isolate 11264 chromosome C1 unlocalized genomic scaffold, Puncia_PCG_1.0 HiC_scaffold_3, whole genome shotgun sequence genome includes a region encoding these proteins:
- the NCL gene encoding nucleolin isoform X2 encodes MAPPPKEVEEDSEDEEMSEDEDDDSSGEEVIIPQKKGKKAAATPAKKVMVSPTKKVAVATPAKKAVVTPGKKAAATPAKKTVAPAKAVATPGKKGATPGKALVATPGKKGAATPAKGAKNGKNAKKEDSDEEDDEDSEEEDEEEEDEEEDEFEPAVMKATAAAPASDDEDDDDEEEDDEDEDEDEDDDDSEEEAMETTPAKGKKIPAKAVPVKAKSAAEDEDEEEDDEDEDEEEEDEEEEDDDEEEEEEEEEEEEEEEEPIKEAPGKRKKEMAKQKAAPEAKKQKVEGTEPTTSFNLFVGNLNFSKSAPELKTGISDIFAKNDLAVVDVRIGVSRKFGYVDFESAEDLEKALELTGLKVFGNEIKLEKPKGKDSKKDRDARTLLAKNLPYKVTQDELKEVFEDAVEIRLVSKDGKSKGIAYIEFKTEADAEKTLEEKQGTEIDGRSISLYYTGEKGQNQDYRGGKNSTWSGESKTLVLSNLSYNATEETLQEVFEKATFIKVPQNQNGKSKGYAFIEFASFEDAKEALNSCNKREIEGRAIRLELQGPRGSPNARSQPSKTLFVKGLSEDTTEETLKESFDGSVRARIVTDRETGSSKGFGFVDFNSEEDAKAAKEAMEDGEIDGNKVTLDWAKPKGEGGFGGRGGGRGGFGGRGGGRGGRGGFGGRGRGGFGGRGGFRGGRGGGGDHKPQGKKTKFE; translated from the exons ATGGCTCCTCCCCCTAAGGAGGTGGAAGAAGACAGTGAAGATGAGGAAATGTCagaagatgaagatgatgataGCAGTGGAGAAGAG gtTATCATTCCTCAGAAAAAAGGCAAGAAGGCTGCCGCAACTCCAGCAAAGAAGGTGATGGTTTCCCCAACAAAAAAGGTTGCAGTCGCCACACCAGCCAAGAAAGCAGTTGTCACCCCTGGCAAAAAGGCAGCAGCCACACCAGCCAAAAAAACCGTTGCACCAGCCAAAGCAGTAGCAACACCTGGCAAGAAGGGAGCCACCCCGGGCAAGGCATTGGTAGCAACTCCTGGTAAGAAAGGAGCAGCCACCCCAGCCAAGGGAGCAAAGAATGGGAAGAATGCCAAGAAGGAAGACAGTGATGAGGAAGATGACGAGGACAGTGaagaggaggatgaggaagaggaggatgaagaggaggatGAATTCGAGCCGGCAGTGATGAAAGCCACCGCTGCTGCCCCTGCCTCAGATGATGAGGACGACGACGACGAGGAGGAAgatgatgaggatgaggatgaggatgaggatgacGATG ACTCTGAAGAAGAAGCTATGGAGACCACACcagccaaaggaaagaaaatccctGCAAAAGCCGTTCCTGTGAAGGCCAAGAGTGCAGCTGAAGatgaagatgaggaggaggatgatgaggatgaagatgaggaggaggaggatgaggaagaggaggatgatgatgaggaagaagaggaggaggaggaggaggaggaagaagaagaagaag AGCCTATTAAAGAAGCACCTGGAAAGCGAAAGAAGGAAATGGCCAAACAGAAAGCGGCCCCTgaagccaagaaacagaaagtagaag GTACAGAACCAACTACATCATTCAATCTTTTTGTTGGAAACCTGAATTTCAGCAAATCTGCTCCTGAATTAAAAACAGGCATTAGTGATATTTTTGCTAAAAATGATCTTGCTGTTGTGGATGTCAGAATTGGTGTGTCTAG GAAGTTTGGCTATGTGGATTTTGAATCTGCTGAAGATCTGGAAAAAGCTTTGGAACTCACTGGTTTAAAAGTCTTTGGcaatgaaattaaactagaaaaacCAAAGGGAAAAGACAGTAAGAAAG aTCGAGACGCAAGAACACTTTTGGCTAAAAATCTGCCTTACAAAGTTACTCAGGATGAATTAAAAGAAGTATTTGAAGATGCTGTGGAAATCAGATTAGTCAGCAAGGATGGAAAGAGTAAAGG GATTGCTTATATTGAATTTAAGACAGAAGCTGATGCAGAAAAAACCTTGGAAGAAAAGCAGGGAACGGAGATAGATGGGCGATCTATTTCCCTGTACTATACTGGAGAGAAGGGTCAAAATCAAGACTACAGAGGTGGAAAGAATAGCACTTGGAGTG gtgAATCAAAAACTCTGGTTTTAAGCAACCTCTCCTACAATGCAACAGAAGAAACTCTTCAAGAAGTATTTGAGAAGGCGACTTTTATTAAAGTGCCCCAGAACCAAAATGGCAAATCTAAAGG GTATGCATTTATAGAATTTGCTTCATTTGAAGATGCTAAAGAAGCTTTAAATTCCTGTAATAAAAGGGAAATTGAGGGCAGAGCAATCAGGCTGGAGTTGCAAGGACCCAGGGGATCACCTAATGCAAGAAGCC AACCGTCCAAAACCTTGTTTGTCAAAGGTCTGTCTGAGGATACCACAGAAGAAACATTAAAGGAATCGTTCGACGGCTCTGTTCGGGCAAGGATAGTCACTGACCGGGAGACTGGGTCCTCCAAAGG GTTTGGTTTTGTAGACTTCAACAGTGAGGAAGATGCCAAAGCCGCCAAGGAGGCCATGGAAGATGGTGAAATTGATGGAAACAAAGTTACTTTGGACTGGGCCAAACCGAAGGGTGAAGGTGGCTTTGGAGGTCGCGGTGGAGGCAGAGGTGGCTTTGGAGGCCGAGGTGGTGGCAGAGGAGGCCGAGGTGGATTTGGTGGCAGAGGCCGGGGAGGCTTTGGAG GGCGAGGAGGCTTccgaggaggcagaggaggagggggagaccaCAAGCCACAAGGAAAGAAGACGAAGTTTGAATAG
- the NCL gene encoding nucleolin isoform X1 — MVKLAKAGKNQSDPKKMAPPPKEVEEDSEDEEMSEDEDDDSSGEEVIIPQKKGKKAAATPAKKVMVSPTKKVAVATPAKKAVVTPGKKAAATPAKKTVAPAKAVATPGKKGATPGKALVATPGKKGAATPAKGAKNGKNAKKEDSDEEDDEDSEEEDEEEEDEEEDEFEPAVMKATAAAPASDDEDDDDEEEDDEDEDEDEDDDDSEEEAMETTPAKGKKIPAKAVPVKAKSAAEDEDEEEDDEDEDEEEEDEEEEDDDEEEEEEEEEEEEEEEEPIKEAPGKRKKEMAKQKAAPEAKKQKVEGTEPTTSFNLFVGNLNFSKSAPELKTGISDIFAKNDLAVVDVRIGVSRKFGYVDFESAEDLEKALELTGLKVFGNEIKLEKPKGKDSKKDRDARTLLAKNLPYKVTQDELKEVFEDAVEIRLVSKDGKSKGIAYIEFKTEADAEKTLEEKQGTEIDGRSISLYYTGEKGQNQDYRGGKNSTWSGESKTLVLSNLSYNATEETLQEVFEKATFIKVPQNQNGKSKGYAFIEFASFEDAKEALNSCNKREIEGRAIRLELQGPRGSPNARSQPSKTLFVKGLSEDTTEETLKESFDGSVRARIVTDRETGSSKGFGFVDFNSEEDAKAAKEAMEDGEIDGNKVTLDWAKPKGEGGFGGRGGGRGGFGGRGGGRGGRGGFGGRGRGGFGGRGGFRGGRGGGGDHKPQGKKTKFE, encoded by the exons ATGGTGAAGCTCGCAAAA GCTGGTAAAAATCAAAGTGACCCCAAGAAAATGGCTCCTCCCCCTAAGGAGGTGGAAGAAGACAGTGAAGATGAGGAAATGTCagaagatgaagatgatgataGCAGTGGAGAAGAG gtTATCATTCCTCAGAAAAAAGGCAAGAAGGCTGCCGCAACTCCAGCAAAGAAGGTGATGGTTTCCCCAACAAAAAAGGTTGCAGTCGCCACACCAGCCAAGAAAGCAGTTGTCACCCCTGGCAAAAAGGCAGCAGCCACACCAGCCAAAAAAACCGTTGCACCAGCCAAAGCAGTAGCAACACCTGGCAAGAAGGGAGCCACCCCGGGCAAGGCATTGGTAGCAACTCCTGGTAAGAAAGGAGCAGCCACCCCAGCCAAGGGAGCAAAGAATGGGAAGAATGCCAAGAAGGAAGACAGTGATGAGGAAGATGACGAGGACAGTGaagaggaggatgaggaagaggaggatgaagaggaggatGAATTCGAGCCGGCAGTGATGAAAGCCACCGCTGCTGCCCCTGCCTCAGATGATGAGGACGACGACGACGAGGAGGAAgatgatgaggatgaggatgaggatgaggatgacGATG ACTCTGAAGAAGAAGCTATGGAGACCACACcagccaaaggaaagaaaatccctGCAAAAGCCGTTCCTGTGAAGGCCAAGAGTGCAGCTGAAGatgaagatgaggaggaggatgatgaggatgaagatgaggaggaggaggatgaggaagaggaggatgatgatgaggaagaagaggaggaggaggaggaggaggaagaagaagaagaag AGCCTATTAAAGAAGCACCTGGAAAGCGAAAGAAGGAAATGGCCAAACAGAAAGCGGCCCCTgaagccaagaaacagaaagtagaag GTACAGAACCAACTACATCATTCAATCTTTTTGTTGGAAACCTGAATTTCAGCAAATCTGCTCCTGAATTAAAAACAGGCATTAGTGATATTTTTGCTAAAAATGATCTTGCTGTTGTGGATGTCAGAATTGGTGTGTCTAG GAAGTTTGGCTATGTGGATTTTGAATCTGCTGAAGATCTGGAAAAAGCTTTGGAACTCACTGGTTTAAAAGTCTTTGGcaatgaaattaaactagaaaaacCAAAGGGAAAAGACAGTAAGAAAG aTCGAGACGCAAGAACACTTTTGGCTAAAAATCTGCCTTACAAAGTTACTCAGGATGAATTAAAAGAAGTATTTGAAGATGCTGTGGAAATCAGATTAGTCAGCAAGGATGGAAAGAGTAAAGG GATTGCTTATATTGAATTTAAGACAGAAGCTGATGCAGAAAAAACCTTGGAAGAAAAGCAGGGAACGGAGATAGATGGGCGATCTATTTCCCTGTACTATACTGGAGAGAAGGGTCAAAATCAAGACTACAGAGGTGGAAAGAATAGCACTTGGAGTG gtgAATCAAAAACTCTGGTTTTAAGCAACCTCTCCTACAATGCAACAGAAGAAACTCTTCAAGAAGTATTTGAGAAGGCGACTTTTATTAAAGTGCCCCAGAACCAAAATGGCAAATCTAAAGG GTATGCATTTATAGAATTTGCTTCATTTGAAGATGCTAAAGAAGCTTTAAATTCCTGTAATAAAAGGGAAATTGAGGGCAGAGCAATCAGGCTGGAGTTGCAAGGACCCAGGGGATCACCTAATGCAAGAAGCC AACCGTCCAAAACCTTGTTTGTCAAAGGTCTGTCTGAGGATACCACAGAAGAAACATTAAAGGAATCGTTCGACGGCTCTGTTCGGGCAAGGATAGTCACTGACCGGGAGACTGGGTCCTCCAAAGG GTTTGGTTTTGTAGACTTCAACAGTGAGGAAGATGCCAAAGCCGCCAAGGAGGCCATGGAAGATGGTGAAATTGATGGAAACAAAGTTACTTTGGACTGGGCCAAACCGAAGGGTGAAGGTGGCTTTGGAGGTCGCGGTGGAGGCAGAGGTGGCTTTGGAGGCCGAGGTGGTGGCAGAGGAGGCCGAGGTGGATTTGGTGGCAGAGGCCGGGGAGGCTTTGGAG GGCGAGGAGGCTTccgaggaggcagaggaggagggggagaccaCAAGCCACAAGGAAAGAAGACGAAGTTTGAATAG